The following are encoded together in the Pleurocapsa sp. FMAR1 genome:
- the surE gene encoding 5'/3'-nucleotidase SurE, translating to MSNILISNDDGILALGVRALANTLAQAGHQVTVVCPDRERSATGHGLTLHQPIRAKEIDSVFDDNVIAWSCSGTPADCVKFALSAVLKTRPDFVYSGINHGPNLGTDVLYSGTVSAAMEGVLEGIPSVAFSLASFSFLEFQPAADFALKLVQQMAREYPKPPLLSVNIPPVPTSEITGVLVTRQGLRRYIEKFSKRLDPRGKNYYWLEGEIIEDIEQPEDINLPPHILTDVQAIRDRYITITPLQYNLTDATIVKYLYEQEFQVN from the coding sequence ATGAGCAATATCTTAATTAGTAACGATGATGGTATTCTTGCTTTAGGTGTACGCGCTTTAGCCAATACATTGGCACAGGCTGGTCATCAGGTAACGGTTGTCTGTCCAGATCGCGAACGTTCTGCTACTGGACATGGGTTAACTCTTCATCAACCTATTAGAGCTAAAGAAATTGATTCTGTCTTTGATGATAACGTGATTGCTTGGTCTTGTTCGGGAACTCCTGCTGACTGCGTTAAGTTTGCTCTTAGTGCTGTTCTCAAAACTCGACCCGATTTTGTTTATTCAGGAATTAATCACGGTCCTAATTTGGGTACAGACGTTTTGTATTCTGGTACGGTATCAGCGGCAATGGAGGGAGTATTAGAAGGTATACCTAGCGTTGCTTTCAGTTTAGCAAGCTTTTCCTTTTTAGAGTTTCAGCCCGCAGCAGATTTTGCTCTAAAGCTGGTGCAGCAGATGGCACGAGAGTATCCTAAACCACCATTATTGAGCGTTAATATTCCTCCTGTACCAACCTCAGAAATAACGGGAGTATTAGTTACTCGTCAGGGTTTACGTCGCTACATTGAGAAGTTTTCCAAAAGACTAGATCCTCGTGGGAAAAACTATTACTGGCTAGAAGGAGAAATTATTGAGGATATTGAACAGCCAGAAGATATTAATTTACCGCCTCATATTTTGACAGATGTTCAGGCAATTCGCGATCGCTATATTACCATTACGCCCCTGCAATATAATCTTACCGATGCAACAATAGTTAAATATCTTTATGAGCAAGAATTTCAGGTAAATTAA
- the mnmA gene encoding tRNA 2-thiouridine(34) synthase MnmA, with protein MNKVVVGLSGGVDSSVAAATLHHQGYEVIGLTLWLMKGKGQCCSEGMVDAARLCEELEIPHHIVDSRDVFQENIIDFLVSGYQAGITPLPCSQCNRAVKFSPMLDYAKKELGTDKIATGHYARINYDHQSDRYQLLRAVDRHKDQSYFLYDLTQELLAGSVFPLGNQTKEETRRVAAEFGLATADKPESQDLCLVEAHGSMQTFLDRYINQKEGDIVDMTGNVLGKHTGIHHYTIGQRRGLGIAAAEPLYVVKLDAVMNRVIVGDRHAGGRLECTVSRLNWVSIAEPTAPIPAEVQIRYRSKPVPAQIIPIENSRIKVIFAEHQFGITPGQAAVFYSGEMVLGGGIIEVESQT; from the coding sequence ATGAATAAGGTCGTTGTCGGCTTGTCTGGCGGAGTTGACAGTTCTGTTGCTGCTGCCACACTACATCATCAAGGTTACGAAGTAATTGGTCTTACCCTCTGGTTAATGAAGGGTAAAGGTCAATGCTGTTCTGAAGGGATGGTGGATGCTGCACGACTGTGTGAAGAATTAGAAATTCCTCATCATATTGTGGATAGTCGAGATGTATTTCAAGAAAATATTATTGATTTTCTAGTTAGCGGTTATCAAGCAGGAATTACTCCCCTACCCTGTTCTCAATGCAATCGAGCGGTGAAGTTTTCTCCCATGTTGGACTATGCCAAAAAAGAATTAGGCACAGATAAAATTGCCACGGGTCATTATGCTCGTATTAATTACGATCATCAAAGCGATCGCTATCAGCTTTTAAGAGCCGTAGATCGTCATAAGGATCAGTCTTATTTTCTCTACGATCTCACTCAAGAATTGCTGGCAGGTTCGGTTTTTCCTCTGGGAAATCAAACTAAAGAAGAAACTCGTCGAGTCGCAGCAGAATTTGGTTTAGCCACAGCAGATAAACCCGAAAGTCAAGACCTATGTTTAGTAGAGGCTCATGGCTCAATGCAAACTTTTTTAGACCGCTATATTAATCAAAAAGAAGGAGATATTGTGGACATGACGGGGAATGTCTTGGGTAAACATACGGGCATTCACCACTACACTATTGGTCAAAGAAGAGGCTTAGGTATTGCTGCTGCTGAACCTTTATACGTAGTCAAGTTAGATGCAGTGATGAATCGGGTAATAGTAGGCGATCGCCATGCAGGAGGACGCTTAGAATGTACTGTTTCTAGGTTAAACTGGGTTTCTATTGCCGAACCGACTGCCCCAATTCCAGCCGAAGTTCAAATTCGCTATCGCTCAAAACCTGTCCCCGCGCAAATAATTCCAATTGAAAATTCTCGGATCAAAGTTATATTCGCCGAACACCAGTTTGGCATAACTCCTGGTCAAGCAGCAGTATTTTATAGCGGAGAAATGGTTCTAGGTGGCGGAATAATTGAAGTGGAGAGTCAGACGTAG
- a CDS encoding ATPase domain-containing protein, which produces MSTKRISTGIDGLDEILVGGLITHQAYLIKGQPGSGKTTLGFHFLGAGIAQAETSLFISFSESEARLRGNAQEIGISLEQVEFLDLSPTEDYFSQDQSYDIFSPAEVEKAPITQKIIDAVERIKPQRIFLDAITQFRFLTADPFSFRKQVQSFLRFMLERNITLLFTSEGSDRHPDDDLQFMSDGVIELQMTSDRRTIKVNKFRGSDFAKGIHDLILSDRGMEVFPRLVPETLQREFQPETISAGIPEIDELLHGGIERGTTTIITGPSGVGKSSFGMQFMKEAAGRGERSVVYAFEEGTETLLKRCEAINIPVHAMLERDTLGVISVEPLQYTPNQFVHLVRTQVEQNNARIVMLDSTSGYRLSMQGEDLVRQLHSLCQYLKNMGVTIILINETHSIAGGEFSVTEGGLSYLADNLIFMRYLELDGQLRKAIGVLKKRVSDFERTLREFEITKYGIKVGEPLTQLRGILSGVPEWIDKH; this is translated from the coding sequence ATGAGTACAAAACGCATTTCTACTGGAATAGATGGTTTAGACGAAATTCTCGTAGGCGGCTTAATTACTCACCAAGCTTATCTAATTAAAGGTCAACCAGGTAGCGGTAAAACTACTCTGGGATTTCATTTTCTTGGTGCTGGCATTGCTCAAGCAGAAACATCATTATTTATTAGCTTTAGCGAATCAGAAGCTAGGCTGCGCGGTAACGCCCAAGAAATAGGAATATCCTTGGAGCAAGTGGAGTTTCTCGATCTCAGTCCCACAGAAGACTATTTTAGCCAAGATCAAAGCTATGATATTTTTTCTCCTGCTGAAGTAGAAAAAGCACCCATAACCCAAAAGATTATTGATGCGGTTGAACGTATCAAGCCACAACGTATCTTTTTAGATGCTATAACTCAATTTCGCTTTTTGACAGCAGATCCTTTCTCGTTTCGCAAACAGGTGCAGTCTTTTTTGCGCTTTATGTTAGAACGCAACATTACTCTTTTGTTTACTTCTGAAGGAAGCGATCGCCATCCTGATGATGATCTACAGTTTATGAGTGATGGGGTAATTGAGCTACAGATGACCTCAGATAGACGCACCATCAAAGTCAATAAGTTTAGAGGTTCTGATTTTGCTAAAGGCATTCACGATCTGATTTTAAGCGATCGCGGTATGGAAGTTTTCCCTCGTTTAGTTCCCGAAACTCTTCAGCGCGAGTTTCAACCAGAAACTATTTCGGCTGGTATTCCCGAAATCGACGAATTACTCCACGGCGGTATTGAACGAGGAACAACCACCATCATTACTGGACCATCAGGAGTTGGTAAATCCAGCTTTGGGATGCAGTTTATGAAAGAAGCTGCGGGTAGGGGAGAGCGTTCTGTCGTTTATGCTTTTGAAGAGGGGACAGAAACTTTGCTCAAGCGTTGTGAAGCAATTAATATACCCGTTCATGCCATGCTTGAGCGCGATACTCTAGGGGTGATTTCCGTTGAGCCACTCCAGTACACCCCTAATCAATTTGTTCATTTAGTTCGCACTCAAGTAGAGCAAAACAATGCCCGAATAGTGATGCTTGACAGCACATCTGGCTATAGACTCTCTATGCAGGGAGAAGATTTGGTGCGTCAGCTACATTCTCTTTGTCAGTATCTAAAAAACATGGGAGTGACGATTATTTTAATTAACGAAACCCACTCCATTGCAGGGGGAGAATTTAGCGTTACCGAGGGAGGACTTTCTTATTTAGCAGATAATTTGATTTTTATGCGTTATCTAGAATTAGATGGTCAGCTACGTAAGGCGATCGGTGTATTAAAGAAAAGGGTGTCGGATTTTGAGCGGACTTTAAGAGAATTTGAAATTACCAAATATGGCATTAAAGTAGGAGAACCTTTGACTCAGCTACGGGGAATTCTTAGCGGTGTACCAGAATGGATCGATAAGCATTGA
- a CDS encoding Uma2 family endonuclease, with product MLINAKLPFDLNHLSQKDQTLSLAGMNWADYEKLDSQEYLGYRVSYFNGVITLVSPSQNHEVIAEVINYLIVAYCRQTNLLYYPMRSTRLVNKPLAAKEPDVSFSFGARKSIPDLAIEVIFSSGSIDDLKKYKSIGVAEVWFWQDNQITFYQLANDGYTEIANSIFLPNLAARDLESFVNRGFSESPLTIESDFINFIK from the coding sequence ATGTTGATCAATGCCAAACTACCGTTTGATTTAAATCATCTCAGTCAAAAAGACCAAACTTTGAGTCTAGCAGGGATGAATTGGGCTGATTATGAAAAATTAGATTCTCAAGAGTATTTAGGTTATCGAGTTTCATATTTTAATGGGGTAATTACTTTAGTGTCTCCCAGTCAAAATCATGAAGTTATAGCAGAGGTAATCAACTATTTAATTGTGGCATATTGTAGGCAAACAAACTTGCTTTATTATCCTATGCGTTCAACTAGATTAGTTAACAAACCTTTAGCAGCAAAAGAACCAGATGTTAGCTTTTCTTTTGGTGCTAGAAAAAGCATTCCCGATCTAGCTATTGAAGTAATATTTTCAAGTGGTAGTATTGACGATCTTAAGAAATATAAGTCTATAGGAGTTGCAGAAGTTTGGTTCTGGCAAGACAATCAGATTACTTTTTATCAGTTAGCAAATGATGGATATACTGAGATTGCTAATAGTATATTTCTGCCTAATTTAGCTGCCAGAGATTTAGAAAGTTTTGTTAATCGAGGATTTAGTGAAAGTCCTTTGACAATAGAATCAGATTTTATTAATTTTATTAAATAA
- a CDS encoding peptidoglycan D,D-transpeptidase FtsI family protein: protein MTKSKFEIPLKSAKSRKVQIKAKSNYSTSKRRHRNTNPKQAHQSNQAILRLFIVWGILVIGALSLATRLYYLQIVNPVIVYEQAPQGKKLTQIALDQQTTKLQFYIPRRQIVDSQQNVLATDRITYTLYVHPHLFIRNSQAVPAKEIAEKLANILGTKTPEELLTIFSKQDWGILLAENLPESAKEKIAALQIDGLDLKQNYTRFYPHKEMAAEVTGYVNRDSSRTPQAGVEYTQNKLLERKPISWKMKRSFDNNKPVFYPGNLKKSQQLFNFDDLRLQLTIDLRLQEIARNALAKQMKEYKAKRGAVIVMDVRDGAIAALVSEPTYDPNTYYKYNDFGLFKNWAVTDLYEPGSTFKPINIALALDAGVISPQDTFNDTGEIQIKDALVRNHDFATEGARGKITLTQILQHSSNVGMIRVMRHMNPLDYYRDLQKIGIEDEVEFDIPGYTKGRLKDEVEFTVREIEPATAAFGQGFSVTPLKLIQLHAALANKGKLITPHVVRGLSDYKGYLHYSQPPHSKQIFSPKTATTVLEMMEKVVEDGSGYAAKIPGYRIAGKTGTSQKAVTQGGYDKTAKITSFVGIFPVEAPRYAVLAVVDEPHGKYTFGSTVAAPIVGSVIQGIINIEGIPPNNQVSKSSR from the coding sequence ATGACCAAATCTAAGTTTGAAATTCCCCTAAAATCAGCTAAAAGCCGTAAAGTCCAAATTAAAGCCAAATCTAATTATTCAACCTCTAAACGCCGTCACCGAAATACAAACCCTAAGCAAGCACATCAGTCTAATCAAGCCATACTGCGCTTATTCATAGTTTGGGGAATATTAGTTATAGGCGCGCTAAGCTTGGCTACCAGACTTTACTATTTACAGATAGTTAACCCTGTAATAGTCTATGAGCAAGCACCTCAAGGAAAAAAACTAACTCAAATAGCACTAGATCAACAAACCACAAAGTTACAATTCTACATTCCTCGTCGCCAGATTGTAGATAGCCAACAAAATGTTCTAGCAACAGATCGCATTACCTATACTCTTTATGTCCATCCTCACTTGTTCATAAGAAACTCCCAAGCAGTACCTGCAAAAGAAATCGCTGAAAAGTTAGCAAATATATTAGGGACTAAAACCCCTGAAGAATTACTAACAATTTTTAGTAAGCAAGATTGGGGAATACTTTTGGCAGAAAATTTACCAGAATCAGCTAAAGAGAAAATCGCAGCACTACAAATCGATGGTTTGGATCTCAAGCAAAACTATACTCGTTTTTATCCTCATAAAGAAATGGCAGCAGAAGTTACGGGATATGTAAATCGAGATAGTAGCCGTACTCCTCAAGCTGGGGTTGAGTATACTCAAAATAAGCTACTAGAAAGAAAGCCAATTAGCTGGAAAATGAAGCGTAGCTTTGACAACAATAAACCAGTGTTTTATCCAGGTAATCTCAAAAAATCTCAACAGCTTTTTAACTTTGATGACCTGCGTTTACAGTTGACTATCGATCTGCGTTTGCAAGAAATTGCCCGTAATGCTTTAGCTAAACAAATGAAGGAATATAAGGCAAAGCGAGGTGCCGTAATTGTCATGGATGTGCGTGATGGTGCGATCGCAGCTTTAGTCTCAGAACCCACTTACGATCCCAATACTTATTATAAATACAACGATTTTGGACTGTTTAAAAATTGGGCAGTTACCGATCTTTACGAACCAGGCTCAACTTTTAAACCGATTAATATAGCCTTGGCTTTAGATGCAGGGGTGATTTCTCCCCAGGATACGTTTAATGATACGGGAGAGATTCAAATCAAGGATGCCTTGGTGCGTAATCACGATTTTGCCACAGAAGGAGCGCGAGGCAAAATAACTCTAACACAAATTCTTCAGCACTCAAGTAATGTAGGAATGATCAGGGTAATGCGACACATGAATCCCCTCGACTATTACCGAGATTTACAAAAAATAGGTATTGAAGATGAGGTAGAATTTGATATTCCTGGATATACTAAGGGTAGACTCAAAGACGAAGTAGAATTTACCGTCAGAGAAATCGAACCAGCCACCGCAGCTTTTGGTCAAGGCTTTTCTGTCACTCCTCTCAAACTAATTCAACTTCATGCAGCATTGGCGAACAAAGGTAAACTAATTACTCCCCACGTAGTTAGAGGTTTGTCAGATTATAAAGGTTATTTACATTATTCTCAGCCTCCCCACAGCAAACAGATATTTTCTCCTAAAACTGCTACTACTGTTTTAGAAATGATGGAAAAAGTCGTGGAAGACGGAAGTGGTTATGCTGCTAAAATTCCTGGTTATCGGATTGCAGGCAAAACGGGAACGTCCCAAAAAGCAGTGACTCAAGGTGGTTATGATAAAACTGCTAAAATTACCAGTTTTGTTGGTATCTTTCCTGTAGAAGCACCCCGTTACGCAGTGTTAGCCGTAGTTGATGAGCCTCATGGTAAATATACTTTTGGCTCTACTGTAGCAGCACCTATAGTCGGTTCAGTCATTCAGGGAATAATTAATATTGAAGGTATACCTCCAAATAATCAAGTCTCTAAATCTTCTAGATAA
- the cydB gene encoding cytochrome d ubiquinol oxidase subunit II gives MDPLKYFLPQVWFTILALFLFLYVMLDGFDLGVGILSITASDDERRGILMTSLGNVWDANETWLVLMGGALFGAFPLAYGTILQALYIPIMIMIFGLIFRAVAFEFREHSETKFLWNIAFGGGSFLAAIGQGFALGAILEGIAVDSAGHFIGGTWDWLSLRSLLVALTLIQGYVLIGSTYLILKTEGELQTTHYSTARISAITTFVGAVYLTVTTPIFSESVRTKLFEAPLVYIFASIPLLGALLIFLLLKSLYLEQENSPFVWTLLLFFISFLGLGLVVFPYIIPTQITIYQAAASPSSLVFMIIFVGFLIPIMLAYNIYNYIVFRGKVIDLH, from the coding sequence ATGGATCCTCTTAAGTATTTTCTGCCCCAGGTGTGGTTTACTATTTTGGCATTATTCTTGTTTCTCTACGTGATGCTAGATGGCTTCGATCTAGGAGTAGGAATACTTTCTATAACTGCATCTGACGATGAACGCCGTGGCATATTAATGACTAGCTTGGGCAATGTTTGGGATGCCAATGAAACTTGGTTAGTTTTGATGGGAGGGGCGTTATTTGGGGCGTTTCCCTTAGCTTATGGCACAATTCTTCAGGCTTTGTATATTCCGATTATGATCATGATTTTTGGCTTGATATTTCGTGCTGTGGCGTTTGAATTTCGGGAACACTCGGAAACAAAGTTCCTCTGGAATATAGCTTTTGGTGGCGGTAGTTTTTTGGCTGCCATCGGTCAAGGATTTGCTTTAGGAGCAATTTTAGAGGGTATTGCCGTAGATAGTGCTGGTCATTTTATTGGCGGGACTTGGGACTGGTTGAGTTTGCGATCGCTTTTAGTGGCTTTAACTCTAATTCAAGGCTATGTCCTAATTGGTTCAACCTATTTAATCTTAAAGACTGAAGGTGAACTACAAACGACCCATTACTCGACTGCCAGAATTTCAGCGATAACTACTTTTGTCGGTGCAGTATATTTAACCGTTACTACGCCGATTTTTTCTGAAAGTGTTAGAACCAAGCTTTTTGAAGCACCATTAGTTTATATTTTTGCTTCGATTCCCTTGTTAGGGGCATTATTAATCTTTCTACTCTTGAAAAGCCTTTATCTAGAACAAGAAAATAGCCCCTTTGTTTGGACTCTATTGCTGTTCTTTATTTCATTTCTAGGATTAGGATTAGTTGTCTTCCCCTATATTATTCCTACCCAAATCACCATCTACCAAGCTGCTGCTAGTCCTAGCTCTCTAGTATTTATGATTATTTTTGTCGGTTTTTTGATCCCGATTATGTTGGCTTATAACATTTATAACTATATTGTTTTTCGTGGCAAGGTAATCGATCTTCACTAA
- a CDS encoding GNAT family N-acetyltransferase translates to MKVRFAIPDEASLIYKFIQTKAEFDRGIGAYSGVIETSEDKIRKTIFRNNPFAYVLFAEVEQNTIGFALYGFRYSSFTGQPNIWLDDLYVEQNMRSKGAGSLLMSELQQIAYKNNCTHLAWTADARNTRGLKFYYGLGAEVIEQQGDRCFFQWSLPRINH, encoded by the coding sequence ATTAAAGTTAGATTTGCTATTCCTGATGAAGCATCCCTAATTTATAAATTTATTCAAACAAAAGCCGAGTTTGACCGCGGTATTGGGGCTTATTCAGGAGTAATTGAAACTTCTGAGGATAAGATACGCAAAACAATTTTTCGCAATAATCCTTTTGCTTATGTTCTGTTTGCCGAAGTCGAGCAAAATACAATTGGATTTGCGCTGTATGGATTTAGATATTCTTCTTTTACAGGACAACCTAATATTTGGTTAGACGATCTGTATGTCGAGCAAAACATGAGAAGCAAAGGTGCAGGAAGTTTATTAATGAGCGAACTACAACAAATTGCTTATAAAAACAATTGTACTCATTTAGCTTGGACGGCGGATGCTAGAAATACTCGCGGACTAAAGTTTTATTATGGTTTAGGTGCAGAAGTTATTGAACAACAGGGCGATCGCTGTTTTTTCCAATGGAGTTTGCCAAGAATCAACCATTAA
- the gatA gene encoding Asp-tRNA(Asn)/Glu-tRNA(Gln) amidotransferase subunit GatA, whose protein sequence is MYQGSIKELHQQLVNKERSAVEITQATLKQIETVEPKVKAFLTITADQALATAQEVDDKIAAGESIGILEGIPVGVKDNMCTKGIKTTCASQILANFVPPYESTVTQKLKDAGAVLIGKTNLDEFAMGGSTENSSFQVTANPWDLARVPGGSSGGSAAAVAAGECVVSLGSDTGGSIRQPASLCGVVGMKPTYGLVSRFGLVAFGSSLDQIGPFARSVEDAAIVLREIAGHDPNDSTSLKVDIPDYTQYLQPKLKKGLKVGIITETFGEGVDPVVAETVKKAIAQLEELGAEVKEISCPRFRYGIAAYYIIAPSEASANLARYDAVKYGLRQESDNLLEMYTNTRAAGFGAEVKRRIMIGTYALSSGYYDAYYLKAQKVRTLIKQDFEQAFADVDVLVAPTAPTTAFKAGDKTTDPLSMYLLDLMTIPVNLAGLPGMSIPCGFDEKGLPIGLQLISNVLREDVLFHTAYAYEQATQWHKKQPKI, encoded by the coding sequence ATGTACCAAGGAAGTATAAAAGAGTTACATCAGCAACTAGTCAACAAGGAACGTTCGGCAGTCGAAATTACCCAGGCGACTCTAAAACAGATTGAAACAGTCGAACCAAAAGTAAAAGCGTTTCTGACTATAACTGCCGATCAAGCTTTAGCCACTGCCCAAGAAGTAGATGACAAAATTGCAGCAGGGGAATCTATTGGCATACTAGAAGGCATTCCTGTGGGTGTTAAAGATAATATGTGTACCAAAGGGATTAAAACTACCTGCGCTTCGCAGATTTTGGCTAACTTTGTGCCTCCTTATGAATCTACCGTCACCCAGAAACTAAAGGATGCAGGTGCGGTACTTATAGGTAAAACCAATCTGGATGAATTCGCTATGGGAGGCTCTACAGAAAACTCTAGTTTTCAGGTTACAGCCAATCCTTGGGATTTAGCAAGAGTGCCTGGAGGTTCTTCTGGTGGTTCGGCTGCTGCTGTTGCTGCTGGAGAGTGTGTAGTTTCTCTTGGTTCAGATACAGGGGGTTCAATTCGCCAGCCAGCTTCTCTTTGTGGGGTAGTGGGAATGAAGCCAACTTATGGTTTAGTTTCTCGTTTTGGCTTGGTGGCTTTTGGTTCATCTTTAGATCAAATTGGACCATTTGCTCGTAGTGTAGAAGATGCTGCAATTGTGTTGAGAGAAATCGCTGGACACGATCCTAATGATTCTACTAGTCTAAAAGTAGATATTCCTGACTATACTCAATATCTGCAACCAAAACTCAAAAAAGGCTTAAAAGTAGGCATCATCACTGAAACTTTTGGGGAAGGAGTAGATCCTGTAGTTGCAGAAACAGTCAAAAAAGCGATCGCTCAGTTAGAAGAGTTGGGGGCAGAAGTTAAAGAGATTTCCTGTCCTCGTTTTCGTTATGGTATAGCAGCATATTATATTATTGCTCCTTCAGAAGCCTCAGCAAATCTAGCTCGTTATGATGCTGTTAAATATGGTTTACGTCAAGAATCAGACAACCTGCTAGAGATGTATACCAATACTCGCGCTGCTGGTTTCGGGGCGGAAGTAAAACGGCGCATAATGATTGGTACTTATGCACTGTCTTCAGGATATTACGATGCTTATTATCTTAAAGCGCAAAAGGTTCGCACCCTAATCAAACAAGATTTTGAGCAGGCGTTTGCAGATGTAGATGTTTTGGTTGCACCTACTGCGCCTACCACAGCATTTAAAGCAGGAGATAAAACTACAGATCCTCTAAGTATGTATCTTCTAGATTTAATGACTATTCCTGTTAACTTGGCAGGTTTACCAGGCATGAGTATCCCGTGTGGTTTTGACGAAAAAGGTTTGCCCATTGGTTTACAGTTGATTAGTAATGTCTTGCGGGAAGATGTTCTGTTTCATACTGCTTATGCCTACGAACAGGCAACCCAATGGCATAAAAAGCAACCAAAGATTTAA
- a CDS encoding ATP-binding protein, whose product MLCSEELLRLELFETLSSDRLEWICDRATEIKLNKGEILVREGDPGRGFFIMLSGSISVTRLSEGLQIPVGQHQNLSFFGEIQILSDDLVPVTLQALTDCRLYEINGSDFLEIVHECRDFERTIFKIVQNRVRGLESFVQNREKMAALGTLAAGLAHELNNPAAAVVRALKDITPAVLELQRMNLVYGQHNVDDQHTEEWLKVRDDGYEFINNDRSKPLAMMDREDAILEWLEDYGVKDAWKLSEPLAAGNVETKILDRLMSRWRDDSTELRDMGLRWLALSFEVMTMIQSGLRGAERVSGLVQSMRSYSHLDRGAKQLVDVHQGLEDTLQLLSHKLKQGVKINRVYDRTLPQIQAYGSELNQAWTNLIDNAIDAIDDKGTIEIVTLNEGDRLKIKIIDSGTGIPPEIKSRIFEPFFTTKSVGKGSGLGLDNVRRIVENRHRGAIYLESEPNRTCFTICLPVCVENADN is encoded by the coding sequence ATGCTGTGTTCGGAAGAACTTTTGAGGCTGGAACTATTTGAGACATTATCAAGCGATCGCCTGGAGTGGATTTGCGATCGCGCTACAGAAATAAAGCTTAACAAAGGAGAAATCTTAGTTAGAGAAGGAGATCCTGGAAGGGGCTTTTTTATTATGCTTTCAGGCAGCATCAGTGTTACTCGATTGAGCGAAGGCTTACAAATACCTGTGGGGCAGCATCAAAATCTTTCTTTCTTTGGAGAAATTCAGATTCTTAGCGACGATCTTGTACCTGTTACCCTACAGGCTTTGACTGACTGTCGCCTATACGAAATTAATGGGTCAGATTTTCTGGAGATAGTACACGAATGCCGTGATTTTGAGAGAACTATATTTAAGATAGTCCAAAATCGAGTGCGAGGGTTAGAGTCATTTGTGCAAAATCGCGAAAAAATGGCAGCCTTGGGCACATTAGCTGCTGGTTTAGCTCACGAACTCAATAATCCTGCTGCTGCGGTAGTTCGCGCCCTCAAAGATATTACCCCCGCCGTGCTGGAACTACAGCGTATGAACTTAGTTTATGGACAGCATAATGTTGATGATCAGCATACAGAAGAATGGCTTAAGGTCAGAGACGATGGTTATGAATTTATTAATAACGATCGCTCTAAACCACTGGCAATGATGGATCGCGAAGACGCAATTCTTGAGTGGCTAGAAGACTATGGGGTTAAAGATGCTTGGAAGCTATCAGAACCTCTAGCAGCAGGGAATGTAGAGACAAAAATTCTCGATCGGCTGATGTCCCGTTGGCGAGACGATTCTACGGAATTACGGGATATGGGTTTGCGCTGGCTGGCTTTATCTTTTGAAGTAATGACGATGATTCAATCGGGTTTGCGGGGTGCGGAGCGAGTTTCTGGGCTAGTTCAGTCTATGCGTTCCTATTCTCACTTGGATCGTGGTGCTAAACAGCTAGTTGATGTTCATCAAGGATTGGAAGACACTCTGCAATTATTGTCTCATAAATTAAAACAAGGAGTTAAAATCAACCGCGTTTACGATCGCACTCTGCCTCAGATCCAGGCTTATGGCAGTGAACTAAATCAAGCTTGGACTAACCTAATCGATAATGCGATCGATGCGATCGACGACAAAGGCACAATTGAGATCGTTACTTTGAATGAAGGCGATCGCCTGAAAATAAAAATTATTGACTCTGGAACAGGCATTCCTCCTGAAATCAAATCTCGTATTTTTGAGCCATTTTTTACTACCAAATCCGTAGGTAAAGGTTCTGGCTTGGGTTTAGATAATGTTCGGCGCATTGTGGAAAATCGTCATCGTGGGGCTATTTATCTAGAGTCTGAACCCAATAGGACTTGCTTTACTATTTGCCTGCCAGTATGTGTTGAGAATGCTGACAATTAA
- a CDS encoding antibiotic biosynthesis monooxygenase family protein, translated as MILEVAILKIKPAMNQEFEAAFSQASSIIASMPGYIDHNLQRCVEVDNQYLLLVNWQTLEDHTVGFRQSEKYQTWKELLHHFYAPFPVVEHYVQCLSIHSGTPLRIPRS; from the coding sequence ATGATTTTAGAAGTTGCCATACTAAAAATTAAACCAGCCATGAATCAAGAGTTTGAGGCTGCTTTTAGCCAAGCTTCCAGTATTATTGCTTCGATGCCAGGATATATCGATCATAATTTACAGCGGTGTGTAGAAGTAGATAACCAATATTTATTATTGGTCAATTGGCAAACTCTAGAAGATCATACCGTTGGTTTTAGACAGTCTGAGAAATATCAAACTTGGAAAGAATTACTACATCATTTTTACGCTCCTTTTCCTGTAGTTGAACACTATGTTCAATGCTTATCGATCCATTCTGGTACACCGCTAAGAATTCCCCGTAGCTGA